One window of the Chitinophaga niabensis genome contains the following:
- a CDS encoding GPW/gp25 family protein has product MSTTFYKKPFDFRRLFSNQPLETCDAGISISQHIELIIFSRFGEHRFNPAFGCEVWELDFELIVNESMWEDKMSQSIKRSVRAQEKRLYNVDAFIRIEDVEKVFPLRRMTEIKKKVEVTVTGKLNATGENYTFVTALFLSPLSSE; this is encoded by the coding sequence ATGAGTACCACATTCTATAAAAAACCTTTTGACTTCAGGCGCTTATTTTCCAATCAGCCACTGGAAACCTGCGATGCAGGTATCTCTATCAGCCAGCATATAGAATTGATCATTTTTTCGAGATTCGGGGAACACCGCTTCAATCCTGCATTTGGTTGTGAGGTATGGGAACTGGATTTTGAGCTCATCGTGAATGAATCCATGTGGGAGGACAAAATGAGCCAGTCTATTAAGCGCTCCGTACGCGCGCAGGAAAAGCGTTTGTATAATGTAGATGCCTTCATCCGCATAGAAGATGTAGAAAAGGTTTTTCCCCTTCGCCGTATGACGGAGATAAAGAAAAAGGTGGAGGTCACCGTAACCGGTAAACTTAACGCCACCGGAGAAAATTATACATTTGTAACCGCTTTGTTCCTGAGTCCTTTATCATCAGAATGA
- a CDS encoding PKD domain-containing protein yields the protein MEGTTRHNAIRTDNRNRIYLYIILAVLVLAIVFLLIKLFFNNTQINAHLLKNEIFLNENLVYTDNTPGASKWSWEFGDGNKSKEQSGYYRFREAGTYLVRLTVDGNMQQQFPVVVKDTVPLIILDSIRISGPTAGVTGMQLRLEAEGDANIFEWAFGETGRVDAKGRNAYYTYHMPGRYTVTLRTDKSPVPVYYVLNITEPLTDIGLVDPSAGGQALMDDFKVRLQAIANGANFNTHYYYLVKKYLCNGEKTTAQASDETGKKNTDFYSYCIGLTFSKNVVIDEVTLTLSPAKCVSLVQVKQHRRS from the coding sequence ATGGAAGGAACTACCAGGCATAACGCCATCCGTACGGATAACAGGAACCGCATCTATCTTTATATCATACTGGCTGTACTAGTGCTGGCCATTGTTTTCCTGCTGATCAAGCTCTTCTTTAACAACACGCAGATCAATGCGCATCTGCTGAAAAATGAGATCTTCCTCAATGAAAACCTGGTCTATACTGACAATACCCCTGGCGCTTCCAAATGGAGCTGGGAGTTTGGGGATGGTAATAAATCGAAAGAGCAGAGCGGGTATTACCGCTTCCGGGAAGCAGGCACTTATCTTGTGCGGCTCACGGTGGATGGCAATATGCAACAGCAGTTCCCTGTAGTGGTGAAGGATACAGTACCCTTAATAATATTGGACAGCATACGGATCTCCGGGCCAACAGCCGGTGTTACCGGCATGCAGTTGCGGCTGGAAGCAGAAGGAGATGCCAATATCTTTGAATGGGCCTTTGGTGAAACAGGCCGGGTAGATGCAAAAGGGAGAAATGCTTATTATACCTATCACATGCCGGGGCGTTACACCGTTACCCTGCGCACTGATAAAAGCCCGGTGCCGGTATACTATGTGCTCAATATCACTGAGCCGCTCACAGATATTGGCCTGGTAGATCCAAGTGCCGGTGGCCAGGCATTGATGGACGATTTCAAAGTACGCCTGCAGGCTATTGCCAATGGGGCAAATTTTAATACACATTATTATTATCTCGTAAAAAAATACCTGTGCAATGGAGAAAAAACCACCGCGCAGGCATCAGATGAAACCGGAAAGAAGAACACAGATTTTTATTCATATTGTATCGGCCTCACGTTCAGCAAGAATGTAGTGATCGATGAAGTGACCCTGACGCTTTCACCCGCTAAATGCGTAAGCCTGGTGCAGGTAAAACAGCACCGCCGGTCCTGA
- the tssR gene encoding type VI secretion system protein TssR domain-containing protein, translating to MRGILILLTILCCFQGKAQFYAGKRIAKMPANFRHPTVQTKDPSGKTDATAWIVFSDREDSYTTTTPGGSLIFKKLNFMQPFFVSDEKEGYLRLVKYDPSILKGTKVQDKRKAISYGWIPRHKVLMWQKALTDERTLFPIKAVTIINGADPIARPKFYFSHDSVVVFNSPELQAPAAEKLKLHDLIYIYKFSEDGRKALVGHRSQLTADSAAAAMAGWVSADAVHLWGSRLYVGTSRVSGYDEDSAAARYFRSMLTPEKPSGGNFEYDPLLQPGNPVFRTIPVMQHKGLAVQTKPFRSSVANNVFDKSSNTVINIRGSRIDYNNYLRLRRFGNRVNIMFVVDGGSSMKNYLPGITNTIQNFADVFGKKAFSNYEYRFGAIVYRGSDGCYQNKGMNTFEPTGNYSRIVDFINQQAAITQQCSGIVADQPYYEGLQQAINVLKKYPMQTNIIIVAGSTGNIKGSVANVDGLTRGLVETDARLLVFQVYNKFDPSFNNFVLESRELLEKAAQQQAESKKLRMVKGEGLAVTQQFNTAYTDSVSYYLNYPDGSLIPGAIVFPGRGAVKTNREMMVALNRFLNEVYTDNRQIITSLDSVFMTSGRLREKITEPVMNSINQPGVSVARDFGEHLPHNAFKYYFDVNVKEGIADKGAPVQFAIMLSHDEILQLTDMLSRLAGDNLEQDGSNFRKMLFKSYVKYGSAQWKGDQSKATIKNMKLPVYLERATGMPVDMGPLNSYTVKNICSGMQKEEFEALVVYLRKCNQVLKTQLQTGDYFISNGRPYFYIVQSDWKYGGDTSAVAIAKENE from the coding sequence ATGAGAGGAATCCTTATTTTGTTAACGATATTGTGCTGCTTCCAGGGGAAGGCACAATTTTATGCAGGCAAGCGGATCGCTAAAATGCCAGCCAACTTCAGGCACCCAACAGTTCAGACAAAAGATCCTTCCGGTAAAACGGATGCAACCGCATGGATCGTTTTTTCTGACCGTGAAGATAGTTATACCACCACCACTCCGGGAGGTTCGCTGATATTTAAAAAGCTGAATTTCATGCAGCCCTTTTTTGTAAGTGATGAAAAAGAAGGATACCTGCGCCTCGTAAAATATGATCCCTCTATTCTCAAGGGCACTAAGGTACAGGACAAACGAAAAGCCATCAGCTATGGATGGATCCCTCGGCACAAAGTACTGATGTGGCAAAAGGCACTGACAGACGAACGTACTTTGTTTCCCATCAAAGCAGTCACTATCATCAATGGGGCGGATCCCATTGCCCGCCCTAAATTCTATTTCAGCCATGATTCTGTAGTTGTTTTTAATTCTCCTGAGCTGCAGGCACCTGCAGCAGAGAAACTCAAGCTGCATGACCTTATTTACATTTATAAATTCTCAGAAGATGGCCGCAAGGCCCTGGTAGGGCATCGCAGCCAGCTGACGGCAGATAGCGCGGCCGCAGCTATGGCCGGATGGGTATCCGCCGATGCTGTGCATCTGTGGGGGAGCCGCCTGTACGTAGGTACCAGCCGCGTTTCCGGTTATGACGAAGATTCTGCAGCCGCAAGGTATTTCAGGAGTATGCTCACACCTGAAAAGCCAAGCGGCGGAAACTTTGAATATGACCCCCTGCTGCAGCCAGGCAATCCTGTATTCCGCACTATTCCGGTGATGCAGCATAAGGGGCTGGCTGTACAAACAAAGCCTTTCCGTTCGTCTGTAGCCAATAATGTATTTGACAAATCGTCTAACACCGTGATCAATATCCGGGGTTCACGCATCGATTACAATAATTATCTGCGCCTGCGCCGTTTCGGTAACCGTGTGAATATCATGTTTGTAGTAGACGGTGGCAGCAGCATGAAGAATTACCTGCCGGGTATCACCAACACCATTCAGAATTTTGCAGATGTATTTGGCAAAAAAGCGTTTTCAAACTATGAATACCGCTTTGGTGCTATTGTATATCGTGGCAGTGACGGTTGCTACCAGAACAAAGGTATGAACACCTTTGAGCCCACAGGCAATTACAGTCGGATTGTGGACTTTATTAATCAACAGGCTGCTATTACACAGCAGTGTAGTGGAATAGTAGCTGACCAACCCTATTATGAAGGCTTGCAACAAGCGATCAATGTGTTGAAAAAGTACCCCATGCAAACGAATATCATCATCGTTGCAGGCAGTACCGGCAATATCAAAGGCAGCGTTGCCAATGTAGACGGGCTCACACGGGGACTGGTGGAAACAGATGCGCGTTTGCTTGTATTCCAGGTGTATAATAAGTTTGATCCTTCCTTTAATAATTTTGTACTGGAATCCAGGGAGTTGCTGGAAAAAGCAGCGCAGCAACAGGCGGAAAGCAAAAAACTGCGCATGGTGAAAGGAGAAGGCCTGGCTGTAACACAGCAGTTCAATACGGCTTATACAGATTCCGTATCCTATTATCTCAATTACCCTGATGGGAGCCTCATCCCCGGCGCTATCGTATTCCCCGGCAGAGGTGCCGTGAAAACCAACCGTGAAATGATGGTAGCACTGAACCGCTTTCTGAATGAAGTGTATACAGACAACCGGCAGATCATTACCTCGCTGGATAGTGTGTTCATGACCTCCGGGCGCCTGCGGGAGAAGATCACGGAGCCGGTAATGAACAGTATCAATCAACCCGGTGTTTCCGTTGCGAGGGATTTTGGGGAACATTTGCCACACAACGCTTTCAAATATTATTTTGACGTGAATGTAAAGGAGGGTATAGCAGATAAAGGAGCCCCTGTACAATTTGCTATTATGCTGAGCCATGATGAAATATTGCAGCTGACGGATATGCTGTCCCGCCTGGCAGGTGATAACCTGGAACAGGATGGCAGTAACTTTCGGAAAATGCTCTTTAAGAGCTATGTGAAATATGGCAGCGCACAATGGAAAGGTGATCAGTCCAAAGCCACGATAAAGAACATGAAACTGCCTGTGTACCTGGAAAGGGCCACAGGTATGCCCGTAGATATGGGGCCACTGAACAGTTATACAGTAAAGAATATATGCAGCGGTATGCAAAAGGAAGAGTTTGAAGCATTGGTAGTTTACCTGCGGAAATGTAACCAGGTATTGAAAACACAGTTGCAAACCGGCGATTATTTTATTTCTAACGGGCGGCCGTATTTCTATATCGTTCAAAGCGACTGGAAATATGGTGGTGATACTTCAGCTGTTGCCATTGCAAAAGAAAATGAATGA
- the tssO gene encoding type VI secretion system TssO encodes MAHLSIKERQEQFIFLLILTIVTVALLCWLLFGARDLRTGAMKEKLAQRMLDEQQFTRLVDEVKPTVDSTYKRIMDFDPAVTALFLESDILNAIASVRAAYQKKAHDGKYKTFNQEAQLLEILFYDKKELRGNYRNIRKLGEDLDQCKLSQRGIQEAILNRGRNQPN; translated from the coding sequence ATGGCCCATTTGAGTATTAAAGAAAGACAGGAGCAGTTCATATTCCTGCTGATCCTAACCATCGTTACCGTAGCACTGCTGTGCTGGTTGCTTTTTGGAGCAAGGGACCTTCGTACGGGAGCCATGAAGGAAAAACTGGCACAAAGAATGCTGGATGAACAACAGTTCACCCGGTTAGTTGATGAAGTTAAGCCTACTGTTGATTCAACCTACAAAAGGATCATGGATTTTGACCCTGCCGTAACTGCATTGTTCCTGGAGTCGGATATATTGAATGCCATTGCCAGCGTGAGGGCCGCCTACCAGAAAAAAGCACATGACGGGAAATATAAGACCTTTAACCAGGAAGCACAGCTGCTGGAGATCCTGTTCTATGATAAAAAGGAATTACGGGGTAACTACCGTAACATCCGTAAGCTGGGAGAAGACCTGGACCAATGTAAGCTTTCGCAGCGTGGAATACAGGAAGCCATCCTCAACAGGGGGCGCAATCAACCTAACTGA